One Salvia miltiorrhiza cultivar Shanhuang (shh) chromosome 6, IMPLAD_Smil_shh, whole genome shotgun sequence genomic window, AAAGGTTGGTAAAAGAATTCTCCCTTTTGAGGATTTGGGATTTTCTTGGAAAACTCGGCTTTAACAGTAATAGGAAACGGCGACGATCTCATTAATCTGACTTAGACGGTGTTGTTTGAAATGGTTGGTGAATAGTGAAAAGCATCTGATATCCAAATCAAGGCAGCTATGAAAATCTCGTTTCCATCTTAAAGAATCTGTGAGAGACAATACAAGTTGCTGAAAGAAGTCGGTAAAGGCCTCCAATTCAAATGCAAACATCGAGTCCATACTAAACTATAGTTAAGAATTATAGGAAACAACATCATCTTGGTCAGTTCCAACATAAGCATCAAAAGAATAATCAGCCCACCTGAATTTCAGCAAATACATATGTCGTGGAGCCCATGTACTAAGCCCATTAGTACCCAAAAGcccaataaaaaataaatagctGCTGCTGCTAGGGTTTTTGCTATCTTCAACAACAAGACCagacctttctctctctcagatCGAAAAAAGACCCTTCTCTCTCTACCTCTGCTCTTCCACCATGGCCGTCgggtatctctctctcttttcactGCTATTACGACGCATTGCACTCTTTCCTTATAACCTATGCTGATGCTTGAAAAGTTCGAAATTTTTATCATTGATGATTTCGTATTTGTTTTGATGCAGCAAGAACAAGAGGATTTCAAAGGGAAAGAAGGGAGGCAAGAAGAAGGCGTGAGTCACTGTTCTTTTTTATTCCAATTTCGTTTACGCTAAATATTGATTTATTCTTGAAGTTTTTGCTAATAAAATATTTGTGATTCTTCTAGTGTCGATCCATTTGCAAAGAAGGAGTGGTATGATATTAAAGCCCCTTCAGTGTTCAGCAACAAGAACGTTGgaaaaaccctaattactcGTACTCAGGGTACCAAGGTACAGTTTTTATTCCTATCATTTTCGCATGATATACCGATTAATGGTTACcttgtttttttaatttgaatgtgtgtttattattctttaatttactccaGATCCTTATAAatgcatttcatatttgatCGAATAATTAGTCACTCCTGCTATGTCTGCTTTGCTTGTTAGTCTTGTTTGCTAGCGATGATGGTTGTTGTACTTGTTTGGATAATTGGGTTGTTGGAAAATATACGCTGTGTTGGCTCTTGTAGAAATCAATGGACCTCAATATATACCTAAGTTCAGTATATTGTCATTATTAATATAAACTGAACTtcgttgataaaaaaaaaaaaacctttgtTATATGTCTAAACTGTGTTACAAAAACAGGTATTTATTTGTTGAAATTTTATCTTGAACTACTCTCAGATGTTGGGATTGTTACGAAGCAATTAGCTGTTGTGGATGATGGTCTGATTTCCAGCAAGTCTATGCATTTGTTTGCTTCCAATAATTGTTGTAGCAAAGCTGTGACCAGTCTCTGCAGAAAATGTGTTTCTTTTCCTTATCCAATGGCcctatgttattgtttgtctgtTAATAGCATTATCACTTCTTGTCAGATTGCGTCAGAAGGTCTCAAGCATCGTGTGGTTGAGGCGTCCCTGGCTGATCTTCAAGGTGATGAGGATCATGCTTACAGAAAGATCCGCTTGAGAGTTGAAGATGTTCAGGGAAAGAATGTTCTGACTAACTTTTGGGTATGCATGAATTGAAGATTATAATCTGAACTTGATTTTTGTTTTGAGTACATTGTTGATGTTAACTGTCTGCTGCTTTTAACTTGTGTAAATTGTAGGGTATGGACTTCACCACTGACAAGCTGAGATCACTTGTCAGAAAAAGGCAATCTCTTATTGAGAGCCACGTCGACGTCAAAACAACCGATGCCTACACTCTGCGGATGTTCTGCATCGCCTTCACAAAGAAGCGTGTGAACCAACAGAAGGTTACATGTTATGCAAAGACCAGCCAAGTTCGCCAGGTGAATACCTCCAAAATCAGATCTTGTTATTACAGTTTTATTGGACTATATGATGTCCATAATTTTCATATCATGAACCATCAATAGATTATCAAtcttttgtatttatattattgtATATTTTGTAGATTCGGAGGAAGATGCGGGAGATCATGGTTAACCAGGCCCAGTCCTGCAGCCTGAAGGAGTTGGTGCAGAAATTTATTCCCGAGTCAATTGGGAAGGAAATTGAGAAGGCAACATCAAGCATCTACCCCTTGCAGAATGTTTATATTAGAAAAGTGAAAATCTTGAAAGCACCCAAATTTGACCTCGGCAAGTTAATGGAggtaagttatgttttgttctATCAAGAATGTTCTTAATTGTAATATATTATCCTAATCCCTAACAATTCGACCTAAGCAATATTCTCTTTAATATGATTCAACTGGATACTGCCTCCCTGTTTCACATCTTTGAATTGCTGACTTTGACTTTGCCCCTTGAATATCTGATCTTCTAGTTTAACTTCAATATGACATTGCAGCTTGAATAAATAATGGATTTTTGTTGTATAGGTGCACGGTGACTATACCGAAGATATTGGTGCGAAGTTGGATAGGCCTGCTGAAGAGCCGGTTGCTGAGCCAACTGAAGTTGTTGGTGCCTGATAGATTGCGTTGTTTTGAACTTATGTCATGTTTACTGCTTTAGTTTTATCTTGAAATAGATACTATATTTGTTTTTGGAGTTTCTTGTAAGAGATTTTGTTTTTCCGGGAGTAGGTAAATTTAAATTCGGTCTATATCGAGTGTCTGCTCTGAAGTAGGCCAAGTTTTTGTTGATTTCGTGAAGGCTCTGAAGCTCCGTCATCTGTGTTTGGGAGAGACGGGCCATGTTCTTCTCTAGATGTACCTGCTGTGACCTATGAATGTCAATTTTCAGTCAAACATCGAGTTAAGCTTCTCGGTAGCTTGAAGCTGCATTACTGTGTCAAAGAGCTTAGTTTTTGTTTGAATTAAGCTCTGTACTAGTTGCATTTGAACGTTACATTCTCTGGTTTCTTGGATTTTACATTCCAAGCTGCACACGACAACTTTAGTAGGTCGAGCTTCGTTCATTTCTCTTCTGTGGCAACTTTTCACCTCGAGTTGATTGTTCAGATCTTGGAGTCCATAAACAAGACAGATTGATTTGCCGTTGCCAAGAGGATATCTTAAGTTTTTGAGCGACCATGCATTTTCCTGCTTTTGTCGAGAGTGTCAGTAATTCTTGTTTTCGAGTTCTTCTTTGGATTCTTTAGTTTCGATAGATCTCGGTTTCAAGTTTGTTATTCGTTGCTGCTCCACTTGAAAATGCATGGCCTACCACATAAATTGTTGGACAGAAGAGACAGGAAGATGGAAACAAATATTCgcatttgatttgatttgttgATGAAGTAGGCCAAGTTTTTGGCATGTTCTTCTTGTGTCAAAGAGCTTCGTTACATTCTCTGGTTTCCAATGcctccttctctttctctcccaaCAGTGTAAACTTGTTCTCTCACATATCTTCTATCGTAGGAGGATCTTTTACCAGATGATGCTGGACAAGCTGTAGTTGGTGCAACACAAAGTCCACACACACTATCGATGATAAAATTGTCACTTTAGCGTGGGTTTAAATTCTTGTTCAATCATTTTGTTGATGTTGTGGATCAGTGGCTGTTAGTAGCAAAATGTTGCCCTCGTTCATATACTTTAGtgtggcttccaagaactcctatTCGCCCTCGTTTATATACTTGGCTTCCAGGAAgtcataatttaat contains:
- the LOC130988339 gene encoding 40S ribosomal protein S3a-like; the protein is MAVGKNKRISKGKKGGKKKAVDPFAKKEWYDIKAPSVFSNKNVGKTLITRTQGTKIASEGLKHRVVEASLADLQGDEDHAYRKIRLRVEDVQGKNVLTNFWGMDFTTDKLRSLVRKRQSLIESHVDVKTTDAYTLRMFCIAFTKKRVNQQKVTCYAKTSQVRQIRRKMREIMVNQAQSCSLKELVQKFIPESIGKEIEKATSSIYPLQNVYIRKVKILKAPKFDLGKLMEVHGDYTEDIGAKLDRPAEEPVAEPTEVVGA